The Setaria italica strain Yugu1 chromosome VIII, Setaria_italica_v2.0, whole genome shotgun sequence genome includes the window tcctagtcggtggggacccgtgggtacccttatcccttgATTCTAAACTCATATACGTATATGGAAGTACCTAGGTCTGACTGCTCGCTTGCGAGGAGATTCACCAGCCTGTACTCGTATTCCAGTCCCAGTGCGCCGCCTGGCCAGTCCGATAGATTGTTTCAGAATGTTCAGGTTCAGCTAACACTTCTGAAGCAGTTGCTCATGACTCATGAGGCTTTCTGATAGAGTCATGCGGAGTACCTACCTTTAAGGTTGAGGGCGATGCGGACGCGTTGCGAGCACGAGCTTTGCCAGAAGGAGTAGAGCTTCAGCTTTGCCGGTGGCTCCGGCACGGCACCCACTCCGGCGATCACCTGATTGGAATCGAATCGACGAATCAAAGATTTAGAGAAGAGGCTGCCATGATCAACAGCCATAGAGGTGCTACGGGTGATCAGCTGCCAGCAACACTACTGGAAAATGCaagtttagtcctggttggatagGGTCAtaggtctcgaaaatccaaccgggattaaattttcaagacaaaagggggtcctttagtgtCGGGTCGTTCACCCGGGACTAGAGACcccttttagtctcggttggtactaccaactaggactaaaaagtctcaaaaaataaaaaaaaatgctagcCCCACGCCTGCGCTAGTCCCGCACCGGCTGCAAACACCCGCGCTCGCGCCATGTCGCGCCAGCACGTCCTGGAGAGGAGTCAAGCATTAGTGAGGACTCAAGCATACCTGGAGCTCCAGACTCCTACCCTGCACCTCGcaccgctgccgctcctcactgctagtAAGGGACGagtagagggggaaggggaNNNNNNNNNNNNNNNNNNNNNNNNNNNNNNNNNNNNNNNNNNNNNNNNNNNNNNNNNNNNNNNNNNNNNNNNNNNNNNNNNNNNNNNNNNNNNNNNNNNNggactaaaggcactttagtTCCGGTTAAAGTCAATCAAGACAAAAGTAATTGGATGGAAGTTCAGTTCTGCCTATTGGAACAGCTGCCGGACGCCATAATCGAGGCGATCGGCGGTGTCCGTCGATCGAGGTCAACGGATTAGTGTGTTCTTGGTTTGGAGCTCACCAGCGAGCGAGTAGGACAAAGTGCAGCCCAGTGGCCAGTGGGGGTGAGAGAATAATTAGGCTCTCATGGAAGGGGATCTCGTAGGAGTACAAGTGATCGGTCGCCATCATGGTCGATGGAAGCCACCAGACAGGCAGCCATCTATCGTGCAGTTGTGCTTAGGTGACTGCAAGGAACATACATCAACCGCACGGAGCAAAATAAAAGGCTATTCTaaatcttgataagtgtaattttTTGTTTTTACTGGCTTCAAATTAAGGTCAAAATAGTGGGTATGGCGTATGCCTGCCTATTCTAACCTTAAATCTTATGAAAGACacatcttattttttttttctttcaaacccAAACTTCTAGGAGAGCACAAAGCAACCCTTGAAAAAGAGTTTGAGTTTAGCTTATGGACATGCATGCCTACTGTACATATCGCATACTCCTCGGACAGGGCCCACTAACACGCATGCTTTGTTACGGCCACATAGTCCCATACTTCTCACATCACTCACCCCACTCAACCTTTCTCTCCCGTTGCTCATGCCTTCCTTTCTAATGCAGGTCCGTTAGTCCCTCTATGAGTTCCATAAATTTTGATGAAACAAATTATAGACGTAATTCCCCATTCCCTCCACATAAAAATCaagttattttagttttatcgtAAGGCAAATCATTTTACGTTCGAGCATATCCATTAAGAAGAGTACCAACAGTTATGATAATGATTTTAGTTAAACACTTTTACTTTGGCCGTCAATTTTTAAAAATTCATATTGTTTAACATCATAAAATTTATGTTTTTAGATCCACCATAAGAAAAATACCTTCATGATATATTATTCACATGTTGTTTAAATGTACATTTTTTGGAGTCGACGGTGAAAGATAAAGTATTTGATTTAGATGGATCTACAATTAATCAGTTATAACTAATTTGAAATGGATGTGGTAATTAAGGTTTTTGAATGTTTAACATTCGCCTTGTTCGGTAATGTTACACATCATACCGAAATCTTAAAAAGATCGGATCCTcgacatatgttgcaatagtttaGCATCAAtattgcaactattgtttctgcGTGTTTCATAGTGAATGTTGTATGACATATGGTGTTTTTCTATCAGAGTCTGATGATGTAGTcatttttacacattatttttcatgttgcaaacaGTAACCGCTAATGTTACATTAGTTAATTTTTAAAGTTTCGTTGGATGGAAAATTTTCCGTCAAACGTCTGAGGCACCGTTTTCCTTTTGGATGTAGTTAAGCCGCGACAGGTCACGCATTAGGCAAGCGCGTGAACCCAATTTGGTGGGACACATAATCATGACATCTTGCCGAGAGACATCGCTTTCGTTTGACATCATTGCTGACATCAGCTAGACAAAATCGTTGTATTTTCTTTAAACGAGCGTTACTCTCTAACCGAGCGTCCGTTTCAAATCCGTTTGCACAATTGTGTTCCTTGCAACgagatctacaaaacaagatccatgtTAGATGTATTTTGAAGCCATTTTATGCAAGTGTtaacttttatatatatatatatatatatatatatatatatatatatatatatatatatatatatatatatatatatatatatatatatatatatatatatatatatatatttttttatatctcTATCTATCTCGCGcgcgcgagcgcgcgcgcgcgagcgcaACTCGCACGCGCACACAGAGACacgcgcacgcacacacacacacacgctgAGAGTGGGAGCTCTGGCTAAATTCTAGAGAGCgagctctctctctcgctcgcgcACNNNNNNNNNNNNNNNNNNNNNNNNNNNNNNNNNNNNNNNNNNNNNNNNNNNNNNNNNNNNNNNNNNNNNNNNNNNNNNNNNNNNNNNNNNNNNNNNNNNNTTTATATAGTATTTTTAAACTAACATGTCACCTTATTTGTCTTGTAGGATTTTATACGTGGACATATATAGTAAGTTATATTGTATAGTGTTATAATCGATATATCTAGTAGTACATTTAGCTTATATGGAGAATTTATATAAATTTATTAATACCAATTAATATAGAGAACGTGTAGCCAACTTCTTTATTCTTACCACTTATCACTTATGTAGAGACAATGTAACAACTTATGTAAAAGTAAAGATGGCAACTTATGTACATATTTCATATAAGTAACATACCATGTATACATTATTTTTGTAGCATTTATGTATTTATTTTCTAGTAGGTCTACGCATAAGTTGCTACATACTTACAAAACTAGCTCTTATACATTTACATAAGTTGCTGTAACTTTAAAATTATTTCTAAATAAGGTATGATGGGTCTAGTTTGATAAATCTTGTTGTAAAAAACGCAACGGTGATGACGGAATTCAAAACGGACACTCTAGTGGAAAGTTAAAAAtgtaaataaagaaaacaaaaaatacGCGTGGGTTACGGCAACCCAGGTAgctttttcctttctctttgAGCCGAGATCCATCCAGTAGAGGCCGCCGATCACGTGTTTAATTTTTGGCCCTCGAGCCCAACAGCCCACGGCCCATTAGATCATATCGGGAACGGGAAGAAGCGTGTCGTCCGGCGGTTTTCCTCACGGACCTCACCTGCCCCCAGAGCGCCGTCACTGCGGTCTCCTCTtcccggcggccggccgccgccacttcGCCCTTCTCACAGCACTCCCCCCTCCAGTCCCAGATCACACCAGCTCTACCCTCGCCCCCAGCTGTAAGCTTACCAAGAAGGTCGGGAGAAACCCCTATTCGCTTGTCTTCCCCCCTGCCGTTCTTGCATGAATCACCTGCGCTCCCGGCATCCGTTGCTAGCCAAGGACCTGGCCCTTTCGAATCCAAGCACCTCCCTTTCGATTCATTCCGCTAGTTTCGGCTGATATCCCCCAATCTGAAGAGTTCCAGAACGTCGTCCGGGGCCATGTCCGCCGACGCCAGCGATGTGGCATTGTCTGAATTCGGcgcaacggcggcggaggcacgtgcgccggcggcggggatggtCTTCCCGTCCCCGGAGGCGGCCCTGAAGTTCTACTTGGCGTAAGCGGCGCGGGTGGGGTTCCGTGTCCGGAAGAGCAAGTCCTCCACCTCCGGCCACGGCGACGCCGTCATCGTGCGCCGCTTCGTCTGCTCCCTCCAGGGCCTCCCCGCCCGCAAGGACCCGCCGCTCGACCTCTCCAGGAAGCGCCGCGaccgcgcctcctcccgcgcGGCGTGCCCCACCATGATCCAGGTTAACCGCCTCcccggctccgccgcctccacgcaCTGGGTCGTCTCCCGCTGCGTCTTCGATCACACCCACCGGCTCGGcggcgatgacgacgacgacgacgacggcagcgaCTCTGACGCCAGCGGTTCAGAGAGTGCAGACACGCCAACCAAGCATTCCAGTAACAAGTCATCAAAGGTGCCATCTGGCCGGATTGCTAATACAGATGCCGATTCCTTCCAGAGCACTGCTCTCGGACCCGACGGCAATGTCACCCAGTGCCTGCTTGAGCATTTCAAGAAGAAGCAGGCTGAGAATCGCTCATTCTGCTACGCCATCCAGGTTGATCGCAGCAACTATGTTACCAATTTCTTATGGGTGGATGCACGCGCCAGATTGCTGTATAAATGGTTTGGGGATGCGGTTGTGCTTGACGTCACCTGCAAGAGGAACCTGCCTGCTGCGCCATTTGTGGCACTAACTGGATTGAACCATCATAGGCAGGTTATCGTGTTTGGGTACGCTATCCTGACTGATGAGAGCGAGGAAACGTATGTGTGGCTGTTTGAGACTTGGCTTGCCTCTATGGGCGGGAAGAAGCCAGTGTCGTTGACGATAAATTATAATAGGGATGCTGAGATGGCTGCCATGAAGGTCTTTGATGACGTTAGGCAACGGTTATGCCAGAGAGATATCTTCTCCAGGTGCAAGGAGAGGTTGGCCGCTGTATATGAAGCACATCCATCATTCAAACAAGAGCTCAAGGAATGTGTAAATGAATTGGAAAGGAATGATGAGTTTGAGTCGAAATGGAGGTTTTTGCTCAACAAGTACAATCTGACGGTGTGGTTGACAGGTGTTTCTGAATGCATCGAGCACCTTGTGCTCAAAGGTCGTGACGCACTCTTCACTTGAAAAAACACCGGCATCAATATTTCGTCCTGAAACTGCCAtcaaactttgccgagtgtactaTGCTCTGCACTGCAGAATGAGGAGGCCGAAGAACCGCCGGGCGCACGCCTGCGTGCGCTGTAGAATCTTGGTAGTCTGCACGCACGCACATCGGCGCATGCAATCTGCAGCGGCAGCGACCGGAGCCCTGAGGTGCGCTGCGGAGGCGCGCGAGGTCGTTGTCACCAACTGGAGCGTCCAACCTTTTCCCTTTCGCCTGACCTCAGCGCGCGGGTTTGATCATCCAAGCACTCCTGTCCCTGCCTCCATCAACAATTAGCGCGATAACTACACGTGTGGCCGCCCCGACGCCACACCGTGACCAGCAATCGCCCATAGTATCCACTCAAAATCCTACTTATGACACGCCAGCCTATGGTCGAATGGCACGGCACATAATTGCAAAACTTGGACGAGGCTGACCGGCGAGACTCGGAGACGGAGACCAGATCAGATCCCCGTCACCACGACCTCGCGAGCCTGCTGATTTCGCCCGCCGGGACAGGCACCCAGCGCAGCCACATCCTCCCGGGCCAGGGCCGGGCAAATGATTCCCGGAACCCCCCCATAAATTCCGCAAACACGAAAGTTCGAGAGCTGCTGCTATGCACTGGCACTGCCATGATTCCCGATGCAAGCGACCCCTGTCGTCCGGTTCCATTTTCCTCCCTCTCGCCTCACCCCTGCTTTCTCGCCACCTCAGGAGCATTACACCTGAAGCAACCCGGCCGGCCTGGTGAGCACTGAGGCACTGAGCAGTGAGCGCCTATAAAAGATTCCAGACGTGGAGGCCGGTAGAGCGATCAGGTCTAGGCGCAGCTCGTGCAGGCGGAATCAGAATTTCAGATACGCGCGCGCAAAGGGGGCAGAGACGGTGACCGGGGGGCTCTTTCTACTGCGCGTACAACGCACGGCGTcctgccgcgcgcgcgcgctccgTCTCTTCTTTTACGCGCGGTAGGCGGAAAGACCTCCGCGACGGCGCGACCCCTTGCGCTGCGTGTGTCTCCCGCCCCCCCGCCAACCTCGCGCGCCTTGCCTGCTTTCCTCGGCCcccccttcgtcttcctcctcgccgctACTACCCGCCGACTAGCCATTGGAGACGCGTAGGGCGGTTGCCATGGGGAGTGGTCGCATGGGGATCCGGAGGTGGTTGGTTTCTGCTGCTACGATCTTGGTCCTCCTGCAGGTCTTCCTCTTCCACCCGGCGAGTAAGTTCATGGTGCCATTACTTCCCCCCTGCTTAGCGTACTCTTCATTGTTCAGAGTTCGTCCTCACTCTGCAATTTTGTTGTCGAGTAACCAATTTTGCCATGCTTCTACTGCTTGGTTAGCTCAATTGATTGTTTATGCTACAAGCGTTGTCTCCTAAAGGGGTGAACATCGGCATGCATTACAGGCTAAACCGAATCATATCAGTTGCCTTTTCCCCCTTAGGAGTAAAGGATTATTCTCTGAATTCTCTACTAGTCCAGTAGCCTTCTCAATTTAGTTCCCTTTGGAGAGTGGATTCACTTTCAGTATACTTCTTGGTTCCTCGAGCGAGCGTGTACAACTGTTACATTACTTTATCGTTTCCGGAGAGACAAAAATTCTGCATACGTTAGACTTTCCACTACACATACGTAGCTGACTCATTCATTGGTGGGGTTAGTTTAGTTACCGAACTTTGTTGCTCTAGTTCCCCAAGTGGCGTGTAAAGCCGATGGCGATTGATGGTACAATTTTCCCTATTCTGAAGGTGGGACGGATTTGCTGAGATCTCTGCCTTTTGCTTCCCCATGAAAATGAAATTCCTccaacatcaaagaaaagtactgCTGCTCAGTGCTGAGGGGTGAAGCTTCACTCTCTCCTCGCCATGTGTCATAGTCGTGTTCTTAACGCCTGGATAAAGAAAGGAATTATGATGTAATTGCTCTCAAAGGAGACGTTGACGAACCGCACAAAATCAAACCACGCCAAGTTGGGCACAagttcataaaaaaaaaaagcatacaTGATTCTAACTGATTGATATATGCACAGTACAATAGAGTAGTTGCATGCCCTGTTGTGTGACCAGCAACTGTGCATTAGTGCTGGTTAGGAAGGAAGAGTATGAGTAGCTGCTAAGCATCCCTTCACAGGAACTGTTCATTGGCTCTGGCATGGGTCATGCTCAGAGTGGACTGGCATGGAGGAGACTTTGACCCATGTGTCAGGCTCACACTTTGAGTCCACCAAACCGGTTGGTCAGGGAATCTAGCAGGAGCAAGGCAATTGCCCAATCATTAATGCATAGAAATCAACAACTCCTTCGACGACTACTGGACAAAACCCAAGAGTAGTTGCAGTAGCCAGCAATGCTTAGGCCGCGCGCCGAAGCAGAGGTGATCCACCATGTCGTGGTGTCCGTGCATGCCAGATGATGATGCTCACGGCTGTACAACTGTGCGTATCGTTGTTATCTAACCACTCCTTGCTCACATTTGCATGTGACCAAACGCGTCATGGGTCGTGTCCCCCACAAATCATGCTCACTTCCATTTGGCTCCATCCCAAGAACTgatacttttattttttttcctgaaactTTAAAATCTGATTCGTTTCGTCATCAGTTTTGCAGCTCCTGACTAAGTTTTCTGCAACTACTCCAGTTTTTAAGCTGATTTTCTGCAACTGCTGAACTGACGAAATGAACTGTGCGTGCACTGTAACTTGTACGTCTTCTCATGCACGCCCGTTCACTGTTTGCAGCGTCGCAGTCGTTCATCGGCGTCAACTACGGGACGATCGCGGACAACctcccgccggcggcgtcgacggccaGCCTGCTCATGTCCACGTCCATCGGCAAGCTCCGCCTCTACGAGCCGCAGCCGGACCTGGTCGCGGCGCTCGCGGGCTCGAACATCTCCATCCTGTTGGGCATCCCCAACGGAGACGTGCCGAACCTCGcgtcctccccggccgccgcggcctcctggGCCGCCGCCAACATCCCCACCACGGTGACCGTCTCCGCCATCTCCGTCGGAAACGAGCTGCTCAACTCCGGCGACCCCACCCTCGCGCCCCAGCTCCTCCCCGCCATGCAGaacctcctcgccgcgctccccgcCGGCTCCACCACCAAGGCACGTATCTTCTCTCGTCACACTCGTGCGATCAACGCCTTAACTAAAAAACAGAGCATACACACATGGTTGCCCGGTTGCCCCGACGAACGGTTGTTGAGCGAGTGAAGTTGTTGGCAACTACGAACAGATCTCCACGGTGCACTCCATGGCCGTGCTGTCggcgtcggacccgccgtcgtCGGGTGCGTTCCACCCGGACCTCGCCGGCAGCCTGGACCCGGTGCTGGACTTCCTCCACCAGAACGGCGCGCCCTTCATGATCAACCCGTACCCCTACTTCGCCTACGCCTCCGACACGCGGCCGGAGACGCTGGCGTTCTGCCTGTTCCAGCCCAACGCCGGCCGCGTCGACGCCGCGTCCGGGCTCACCTACACCAATATGTTCGACGCGCAGCTGGACGCCATCCGCGCCGCGCTGGACGCCAAGGGGTACACCGACGTGGACATCGTCATCGCCGAGACCGGGTGGCCGTACAAGGGGGACGCCGACGAGGCTGGCGCGACGGTGGACAACGCCAGGGCCTACAACGGCAACCTCGTGGCGCACCTCAAGTCCCAGGCCGGCACGCCAAGGACGCCGGGGAAGTCGGTGGATACGTACATCTTCGCGCTCTACGACGAGGACCTCAAGGGCGGGCCGGAGTCGGAGCGCTCCTTCGGGCTGTACAAGACGGACCTGACGGCGAACTACGACGCCGGGCTCGCCAAGAGCGGCAGCACGGCGGCTCCCACCATTCTGACTCCATCTCCGCCGCAGCAGGTTCTACAATATCAATTCTGTCTGCTGCCTTGGTTTGATAGAATGGGGCGTTACTGACGCCGTCTGAATTTGCAGGGCATGCTGCAGCCGAGCAGGGGGGCGACGCCGACGCCAACGGGGTTCTGCCAGACGACGGCCGCCGTGCCGGGCAGCACGCAAGGCCAGCAGGTGACGCAGACCAGCTCGTGCTACATCCCTGCCGAAGCCGTGTCGCGGCGAGCTGACGCCGGGACACGGCAGCTTGTTTGGTTTGGTGTTTTGCTGTGCCTGGCCATGGTCGCCGGCAAGTAGCTACAGCAATACAGCGTTTGTATGTGTCGGAACTAGTACAGTATACAGTAAAGGCTTTTGCAGCCCACTCGCTGCCACCGTATATATATTAGATTTCACGAAAACAGCTACACACAGTCGAACGTTGAGCCGGTTCCTTTTTCCTTGCATTTGCGGATCTGCCTCAACGGTTGCACCGTTTTTGAAGTACAAATACAAATGCAAAGGATATAAAGGTAGGATTTGATTGCGTGAGCCTTCCAACTTAAACAAAAGGCCGATACACGAGCAATGTTGTGCATCTTATCTACAGAGCTAACTAAAGTTAGTTTCGTGATATGAACACTTGAGCTGCTTGCTTAAGCTGCTGCATCTTCGATTTATGCGCTTTGGCATATCTACGCCAGCAACAACTTGATTTTTTGCAATTCAGATATAGCTGGGCGCAGAGTTCAACGTCGATGGCATCAATATCTTGGAACCACAATCGAACTGGGCTTCCAATCTTCTGATCCGAACTCTTAACCTTGGCAAAATTCCTTTCTAATCAATGCTGGAAACATCAGCATCATCATGATTTAAGCTTGTTCCAAAGATAGGTTGCTCTTCTGATGATCGGGTCTGCTGAGGAGCCTTCCGCATATGCTTCCAAAGCTCGTAGGAGCTTTATGAATTTGGTTCCATCGTCCTGAAGCAGTAGGTGAGAAGAATTTATACAGGGAGAAGCATAAAACGAGCACACTTTTAAGCTGTAATTACTACAAAGATATGATGCTCAGTTTTAAGTCACCTGTGGCTTCTGAAATGCAAGGTCAGTTGTCTTGAAAGGAACCATATAAGGAGGAAGATCAGAACGTAATTTGGCCTACAATTGGGTGAAAAGAGTTTGGTTGAGAGGTGGTCTCTTAACAATTAGAAAGGAAGCAAGAATTTTTCACAGAAATACCAATAAATAATACCAGGCTTTTGCAAAGGATTGCCTGTTCCGAGTCTGATATCAGAGCCTGAAAATAACCACGTTAACTTGGTTCCATGATATCATTTCATAAACTCTCATCGTGGTCTACTTGGGGGCATATGCACTAATTACGTTTAGGACCATATCACCAACGACAAGCCTAACTAGGATAATCCTCTCTCCTTGCCTTCTCACGTCCACCACTCCATCCTTGAGACATGGTGCTGACCACATCCATTACAAAAAAGGAATCATATAACCAAATGAAGTGAAATCCGGCATTGCTAGAGTTTCTTTGCAAAGACACAAGTGAACGTTTATACATGCGAAAAAGGAGAGGAGTTATCATGTACAGTTACCTGTTTAATTCGCTCATCCTCAACTTCATCCACAGATTTCAGTAGATTCTCCAAGGAACCTATTTagaattataaaaaataagaaCATCATTGCTGTGCCTTTGAAACCTCTCAAGGTAATCAGGGTGACAGATATGCCAATGCTCCCTACGAAAAAGCTTGACAAACAAGATTAAACAGGTGAATAGTCTATAGAAGACTCAGGTGGATTCCTAAAGGGACCCTGGTAATGTTTCCACTGTGGTGCGTATGCAAGATATTCTAAAATCTATCCAATTTTTATAGCATGTGCACTTAGATCAATCAGTTTGCACTAACaagctaaaataaataaataactcTGCTACAGCATATAAATCTTTTTTTAAATAATCCAGATCTAATTAGTCTTTCAAGGGCAAAATTCTATAAAGAAACATACCAAACTTAGTTATCAGCTTTACTGCATTAACATCTCCAATTCCGTCAACTCCTGCAAAAGAAAGTGTTTCCAGTCACATCATAAGCATCTCACTGTTAATGGGTTCCAGCAAAGATAAATTCAGATCACAGAGATGCATTGCGGCAAAGAATGATGAATAATCGCTGGTAAAAGTTATAGTCAGAAGATAATTTTGGGCACAGAAGGATTTGCATTTGGACTTACAAGGTAAGTAGACTTAATAAGGTTTATAGCCTCATTTGATAGGTCAGCCAAGGTCTTTATTCAACAGCTAAAGTTACAATTCAATCACACAATACAGCAAAGCAATAAGTAAACAAGTAGAAGAAGCAATAGGAAGGCAGTATTTCTATATAGCCACCAGTGTGCTTGGCTGCCTAGCTTCGTGCAAAAGAGAAATGAAATCTCCTTGTTTGTCACGAAACAGTTATCAGAAAAGATAATAGGCCAGGTTCATGCAGCAAACAGACCAAACAACCCAAAGTATGTTACATTCATATACTTAGTTCTTTCTTTATCAGTCAACGGgaataaaaaagggaaaagggtaTCACTTGCTAGAAGAGGCATGCATCATAGgacaaaacagcaacaaaggACTACC containing:
- the LOC101770393 gene encoding protein FAR1-RELATED SEQUENCE 3, encoding MSADASDVALSEFGATAAESKSSTSGHGDAVIVRRFVCSLQGLPARKDPPLDLSRKRRDRASSRAACPTMIQVNRLPGSAASTHWVVSRCVFDHTHRLGGDDDDDDDGSDSDASGSESADTPTKHSSNKSSKVPSGRIANTDADSFQSTALGPDGNVTQCLLEHFKKKQAENRSFCYAIQVDRSNYVTNFLWVDARARLLYKWFGDAVVLDVTCKRNLPAAPFVALTGLNHHRQVIVFGYAILTDESEETYVWLFETWLASMGGKKPVSLTINYNRDAEMAAMKVFDDVRQRLCQRDIFSRCKERLAAVYEAHPSFKQELKECVNELERNDEFESKWRFLLNKYNLTVWLTGVSECIEHLVLKGRDALFT
- the LOC101771181 gene encoding glucan endo-1,3-beta-glucosidase 7; protein product: MGSGRMGIRRWLVSAATILVLLQVFLFHPATSQSFIGVNYGTIADNLPPAASTASLLMSTSIGKLRLYEPQPDLVAALAGSNISILLGIPNGDVPNLASSPAAAASWAAANIPTTVTVSAISVGNELLNSGDPTLAPQLLPAMQNLLAALPAGSTTKISTVHSMAVLSASDPPSSGAFHPDLAGSLDPVLDFLHQNGAPFMINPYPYFAYASDTRPETLAFCLFQPNAGRVDAASGLTYTNMFDAQLDAIRAALDAKGYTDVDIVIAETGWPYKGDADEAGATVDNARAYNGNLVAHLKSQAGTPRTPGKSVDTYIFALYDEDLKGGPESERSFGLYKTDLTANYDAGLAKSGSTAAPTILTPSPPQQGMLQPSRGATPTPTGFCQTTAAVPGSTQGQQVTQTSSCYIPAEAVSRRADAGTRQLVWFGVLLCLAMVAGK